One genomic region from Cellulomonas hominis encodes:
- the cas5e gene encoding type I-E CRISPR-associated protein Cas5/CasD, with protein MTVLALTLAGPMQAWGSGSRFATRATDDAPTKSGVIGLLAAARGLRRTDPLEDLLSLRFGVRIDQPGELLRDFQTARTLDGGTSMPLSYRYYRADARYVVALEADRALLESLVDALRSPVFPLYLGRRSCPPSEPLAPRLREAALEQVLIDEPWQAAAWWRRKLDGDPVDLEFRMDGEGGAAPGLRVLGTSTQRDEPRSFDPQNRQYGWRTVTHGVIPLRAGGPPAVAGLAHEPMTELE; from the coding sequence GTGACGGTGCTCGCACTCACCCTCGCCGGCCCCATGCAGGCATGGGGCAGCGGCAGTCGCTTCGCCACCCGGGCCACCGACGACGCGCCGACGAAGTCGGGGGTGATCGGCCTGCTCGCCGCGGCCCGAGGACTGCGGCGCACGGACCCGCTCGAGGACCTGCTCTCGCTCCGCTTCGGGGTGCGGATCGACCAGCCCGGGGAGCTGCTGCGGGACTTCCAGACCGCGCGGACGCTCGACGGCGGGACGTCGATGCCGCTGTCGTACCGGTACTACCGCGCGGACGCCCGCTACGTCGTGGCGCTGGAGGCGGATCGCGCGCTGCTCGAGTCACTGGTCGACGCGCTGCGCTCCCCGGTGTTCCCGCTGTACCTGGGCCGGCGGTCCTGCCCGCCGTCCGAGCCACTCGCCCCTCGGCTGCGCGAGGCGGCCCTCGAGCAGGTGCTCATCGACGAGCCGTGGCAGGCGGCTGCCTGGTGGCGCCGGAAGCTGGACGGCGACCCGGTGGACCTGGAGTTCCGCATGGACGGCGAGGGCGGGGCGGCGCCCGGGCTCCGCGTGCTCGGCACCTCGACCCAGCGCGACGAACCGCGGTCGTTCGACCCGCAGAACCGGCAGTACGGCTGGCGCACCGTCACGCACGGGGTGATCCCGTTGCGCGCCGGTGGGCCACCCGCCGTCGCCGGACTCGCCCACGAACCGATGACCGAGCTGGAGTGA
- a CDS encoding DUF488 domain-containing protein, whose product MVQVGRVYEQPDGATRRVLVDRLWPRGVRKDDPRVDAWLPQVAPSTELRRWYGHRAEAFEEFADRYAAELAGGPGAEAFAQLADLVAGGPTTLVTATREVDLSHLTVLRRLLDAR is encoded by the coding sequence ATGGTCCAGGTCGGTCGCGTCTACGAGCAGCCCGACGGCGCCACGCGCCGGGTGCTGGTGGACCGGCTCTGGCCCCGTGGTGTCCGGAAGGACGACCCCCGCGTGGACGCGTGGCTGCCGCAGGTCGCGCCGAGCACGGAGCTGCGCCGGTGGTACGGCCACCGCGCGGAGGCGTTCGAGGAGTTCGCGGACCGGTACGCCGCCGAGCTGGCGGGCGGGCCGGGCGCGGAGGCGTTCGCGCAGCTGGCGGACCTGGTGGCCGGCGGCCCCACGACGCTGGTGACCGCGACGCGCGAGGTGGACCTGAGCCACCTCACGGTGCTGCGCCGGCTGCTCGACGCCCGGTAG
- the cas2e gene encoding type I-E CRISPR-associated endoribonuclease Cas2e: protein MIVLVLTACPEGLRGHLTRWLIEVSAGVFVGKVSTRVRDELWDRVVELSGRGRAVMAHTARTEQGFALRSHGHHWEPVDVEGLTLMLRPHGAESADAPAPAAGWSNAGRRRRIGR from the coding sequence GTGATCGTCCTCGTGCTGACCGCCTGCCCGGAGGGCCTGCGCGGGCACCTCACCCGCTGGCTGATCGAGGTCTCCGCCGGGGTCTTCGTCGGGAAGGTCAGCACCCGCGTGCGTGACGAGCTCTGGGACCGCGTGGTCGAGCTGTCCGGCCGCGGCCGCGCGGTCATGGCGCACACCGCCCGCACCGAGCAGGGGTTCGCCCTCCGCAGCCACGGGCACCACTGGGAGCCGGTCGACGTCGAAGGGCTCACGCTGATGCTCCGGCCGCACGGGGCGGAGTCGGCCGACGCGCCGGCACCGGCCGCGGGGTGGAGCAACGCCGGGCGGCGTCGGCGGATCGGACGGTAG
- a CDS encoding VOC family protein produces the protein MQTRVHPFLWYDREAEQAAALYTSLIPNSRVLETRRYPDGAPGVEPGQVMGVTFELDGLPVEALNAGPQFRFTEAFSFYVSVDTQDEVDHLWDGLIAGGGEPSQCGWLKDPYGLSWQIVPRVLEELLQDPDPGRSGRAMQAMLAMQKLDVAALRAAADG, from the coding sequence GTGCAGACCCGCGTCCACCCCTTCCTCTGGTACGACCGCGAGGCCGAGCAGGCCGCCGCGCTCTACACCTCGCTGATCCCGAACTCCCGCGTCCTCGAGACCCGGCGCTACCCGGACGGCGCCCCCGGCGTCGAGCCCGGGCAGGTGATGGGGGTGACGTTCGAGCTGGACGGCCTGCCCGTCGAGGCCCTCAACGCCGGGCCGCAGTTCCGGTTCACCGAGGCGTTCTCCTTCTACGTCTCGGTGGACACGCAGGACGAGGTGGACCACCTGTGGGACGGCCTGATCGCCGGGGGCGGCGAGCCGTCGCAGTGCGGCTGGCTCAAGGACCCGTACGGCCTGTCCTGGCAGATCGTGCCGCGGGTGCTGGAGGAGCTGCTGCAGGACCCCGACCCCGGGCGGTCCGGCCGCGCCATGCAGGCGATGCTGGCGATGCAGAAGCTCGACGTCGCCGCCCTGCGCGCCGCCGCGGACGGCTGA
- the cas1e gene encoding type I-E CRISPR-associated endonuclease Cas1e translates to MARIPGTRPPELGELTRAQDRLSFLYLERCVVHRESNAVTATDERGTVHIPAASVGALLLGPGVQISHHAMMLLGDCGATVVWVGERGVRYYAHGRSLARSSTLLLAQAELVTHRPSRLRVAREMYAMRFPGEDTTTLTMQQLRGREGARVRRCYREQAALHGIEWKNRRYDPTDFESGDPVNQALSAATTALYGITHAVIVALGCSPGLGFVHTGHVRSFVFDVADLYKAEYAIPCAFEVAAHTSMDIGAETRRAMRDRFRDGALLDTCARDIRTLLLPTDPPEEEPDADLVHLWDGGDRVVAGGTSYAEPDW, encoded by the coding sequence ATGGCGCGCATCCCGGGCACCCGCCCGCCTGAGCTCGGCGAGCTGACCCGCGCGCAGGACCGGCTGTCGTTCCTCTACCTGGAGCGCTGCGTCGTGCACCGCGAGTCCAACGCGGTGACCGCCACCGACGAACGCGGCACGGTGCACATCCCCGCCGCCTCGGTCGGGGCGCTGCTGCTCGGCCCCGGCGTCCAGATCAGCCACCACGCGATGATGTTGCTCGGCGACTGCGGCGCCACGGTGGTCTGGGTCGGGGAGCGCGGCGTGCGCTACTACGCGCACGGCCGGTCCCTGGCGCGCTCGTCCACGCTGCTGCTGGCGCAGGCCGAGCTCGTCACGCACCGTCCGTCGCGACTGAGAGTCGCCCGCGAGATGTATGCCATGCGCTTCCCCGGCGAGGACACGACCACCCTGACGATGCAGCAGCTCCGTGGACGGGAAGGGGCGCGGGTCCGCCGCTGCTACCGCGAGCAGGCTGCCCTGCACGGCATCGAGTGGAAGAACCGACGCTACGACCCCACGGACTTCGAGTCCGGCGACCCCGTCAACCAAGCTCTGTCCGCCGCGACCACCGCGCTCTACGGGATCACCCACGCCGTCATCGTCGCGCTCGGCTGCTCCCCCGGCCTCGGCTTCGTCCATACCGGACACGTACGGTCGTTCGTCTTCGACGTCGCCGACCTGTACAAGGCGGAGTACGCCATCCCGTGCGCCTTCGAGGTCGCGGCGCACACCTCGATGGACATCGGCGCTGAGACCAGGCGCGCGATGCGCGACCGCTTCCGGGACGGCGCGCTGCTCGACACGTGCGCACGCGACATCCGCACTCTCCTGCTCCCGACCGACCCGCCAGAGGAGGAGCCCGACGCCGACCTGGTCCACCTCTGGGACGGGGGCGATCGTGTCGTCGCCGGTGGCACGTCCTACGCGGAGCCGGACTGGTGA
- a CDS encoding MFS transporter: MGGARAVDVRARVAVGAAYAAQGFGYATVVTALPAFKQRQGIDDTAVSLVVLLVCVAAAAGSVVAERLATRRGSRAALLAGLGVQAVALPLVAASAPMVPFVAGFGLYGLGLGMVDAAGGIQGVLVQRRYGRPVMSGFFACYTAAAVAGALVMSALVGAAAVPGAAGALVVAAVVLAGALLLGRPRLVPSDLPLAAGVPDPDVAVPAAPAGGAAPGTAVPGVAPGVLVPPAPPRRPLPTRGIWTIGSVVLAAFVADSAVSTWSTVYLHDVLLASAAVAPLGYAAYQAAILVTRLAGDRLVTRTGRGPLVAVTALAAAAGLVLVALVPAPAAAVLGFAVVGVGVGALVPLAFSAAGDLDPARTDEVVARVNLFNYAGAVLGAVAVGLLADGPGLEVAFLLPALLVAPVAATARAFAPSGSPAGR; this comes from the coding sequence ATGGGCGGTGCGAGGGCGGTGGACGTCCGGGCGCGGGTCGCGGTCGGAGCGGCGTACGCGGCGCAGGGCTTCGGCTACGCGACGGTGGTGACGGCGCTGCCCGCGTTCAAGCAGCGGCAGGGCATCGACGACACCGCGGTGTCGCTCGTCGTCCTCCTGGTCTGTGTGGCGGCCGCCGCCGGGTCGGTCGTGGCCGAGCGCCTGGCGACCCGGCGCGGCAGCCGGGCGGCGCTGCTCGCCGGCCTCGGCGTGCAGGCGGTCGCGCTGCCGCTCGTCGCCGCGTCGGCGCCGATGGTGCCGTTCGTCGCGGGGTTCGGGCTGTACGGCCTGGGGCTCGGCATGGTCGACGCGGCCGGCGGCATCCAGGGTGTGCTCGTGCAGCGCCGGTACGGGCGCCCCGTGATGTCTGGGTTCTTCGCCTGCTACACCGCGGCGGCGGTGGCCGGGGCGCTGGTGATGTCGGCGCTGGTCGGCGCGGCGGCGGTGCCCGGGGCGGCCGGGGCGCTGGTCGTCGCGGCCGTGGTCCTCGCGGGCGCGCTGCTGCTCGGGCGGCCGCGGCTGGTGCCGAGCGACCTCCCGCTCGCGGCGGGAGTGCCGGACCCGGACGTCGCGGTGCCGGCGGCGCCCGCGGGCGGTGCGGCCCCGGGCACCGCGGTGCCGGGCGTCGCGCCGGGCGTGCTCGTCCCGCCCGCGCCCCCGCGGCGCCCGCTGCCGACCCGCGGCATCTGGACGATCGGCAGCGTCGTGCTCGCCGCGTTCGTCGCCGACTCGGCCGTGAGCACCTGGAGCACCGTGTACCTGCACGACGTGCTGCTCGCGTCGGCCGCGGTCGCCCCCCTCGGGTACGCGGCGTACCAGGCGGCGATCCTCGTGACGCGGCTCGCGGGCGACCGGCTCGTGACCCGGACGGGGCGCGGGCCGCTCGTGGCGGTGACGGCGCTCGCGGCCGCGGCCGGTCTGGTGCTCGTCGCGCTCGTGCCCGCCCCGGCCGCCGCGGTCCTCGGCTTCGCGGTCGTCGGTGTCGGCGTCGGGGCGCTGGTCCCGCTCGCGTTCTCGGCGGCGGGCGACCTCGACCCCGCGCGGACCGACGAGGTCGTGGCCCGGGTCAACCTGTTCAACTACGCCGGCGCGGTGCTCGGCGCGGTCGCCGTCGGGCTGCTCGCGGACGGACCCGGGCTCGAGGTGGCGTTCCTGCTGCCGGCCCTGCTCGTGGCGCCGGTGGCCGCGACCGCGCGGGCGTTCGCGCCGTCCGGATCGCCGGCCGGGCGGTGA
- a CDS encoding acyl-CoA thioesterase, which translates to MTDPLTLSATPAGGDPAAHRGRVTMQVRWSDVDLFAHVNNAAYLRFLDDARFALFPSMGVDPAGRPTDSLLVVVKHEIEYLAPLGFRPAPVAVDVWVPRIGRSSVDFGYEVLDADGDEPVVYLRARSRMVQLDRQAHEPRPFSAEERAVFERYPGEAPVLHGW; encoded by the coding sequence GTGACCGACCCCCTCACCCTGAGCGCGACCCCGGCCGGCGGCGACCCCGCCGCGCACCGCGGGCGCGTGACCATGCAGGTCCGCTGGTCCGACGTGGACCTGTTCGCCCACGTCAACAACGCCGCGTACCTGCGGTTCCTCGACGACGCCCGGTTCGCGCTGTTCCCGTCGATGGGCGTGGACCCCGCCGGGCGGCCGACGGACTCGCTGCTCGTCGTCGTCAAGCACGAGATCGAGTACCTCGCGCCGCTGGGGTTCCGGCCCGCGCCGGTCGCGGTGGACGTCTGGGTGCCGCGGATCGGCCGGTCCTCGGTGGACTTCGGGTACGAGGTGCTGGACGCGGACGGCGACGAGCCGGTGGTCTACCTGCGCGCCCGGTCCCGGATGGTGCAGCTCGACCGGCAGGCGCACGAGCCCCGGCCGTTCTCGGCCGAGGAGCGCGCGGTGTTCGAGCGGTACCCGGGCGAGGCGCCGGTCCTGCACGGGTGGTGA
- a CDS encoding methyl-accepting chemotaxis protein — protein sequence MTTVADDRRGTRVGARVAGLGFAAKILLTVAIAVLATVVVGLVSVSSVRQMADVSHRMYDEDVQGTALAGEMRFQMVTARQNTIAALYQQVATGDAEMIAGFQDARDAALTQVGDLAAQYAEQDGLTTEQADAVAAVHDEVVTYQQKIADTAAARAAGDEDRAQTLQNETAPIGQAVTDGIERLVELQVAASKAADEQAAADAGQRTWLVLGCLVIGAVLSALVALVVARRLSSRMNGVRRVADALAQGDLTARSGVGGGDEIGRTAASLDRAAGALRGTVAEIVGSANDVAAAAERLAASSAQVVAGSDETSAQAGVVAAAAEQVSRNVQTVAAGAEEMGASIREIAQNATQAAKVAGRATDAAAATNEQVARLGTSSTEIGNVVKVITSIAEQTNLLALNATIEAARAGESGKGFAVVAGEVKELAQETARATEDIARRVEAIQNDTTGAVAAIGEISHIIASINDYQLTIASAVEEQTATTTEMSRSVAEAATGSGEIASNITGVATATASSTRVLGSMGTSIDDLARIATDLRGRVSGFTY from the coding sequence ATGACGACGGTGGCGGACGACAGGCGCGGAACACGGGTGGGCGCCAGGGTGGCCGGGCTCGGCTTCGCCGCGAAGATCCTGCTCACGGTCGCGATCGCGGTCCTCGCGACCGTCGTGGTGGGCCTCGTGTCCGTGTCCTCGGTCCGGCAGATGGCCGACGTCTCGCACCGGATGTACGACGAGGACGTCCAGGGCACCGCCCTCGCCGGGGAGATGCGGTTCCAGATGGTCACCGCCCGGCAGAACACGATCGCGGCGCTGTACCAGCAGGTCGCCACGGGCGACGCCGAGATGATCGCGGGGTTCCAGGACGCCCGCGACGCCGCACTGACGCAGGTCGGCGACCTGGCCGCGCAGTACGCGGAGCAGGACGGGCTGACGACCGAGCAGGCCGACGCGGTCGCGGCCGTGCACGACGAGGTCGTCACGTACCAGCAGAAGATCGCCGACACCGCGGCGGCCCGGGCGGCCGGTGACGAGGACCGGGCGCAGACGCTGCAGAACGAGACCGCGCCGATCGGGCAGGCGGTGACGGACGGCATCGAGCGGCTGGTCGAGCTGCAGGTGGCCGCGTCGAAGGCCGCGGACGAGCAGGCAGCGGCGGACGCCGGGCAGCGCACGTGGCTGGTGCTCGGCTGCCTCGTGATCGGCGCGGTGCTCTCGGCGCTCGTGGCCCTGGTCGTCGCGCGGCGGCTCAGCTCGCGGATGAACGGGGTGCGCCGCGTGGCCGACGCGCTCGCCCAGGGCGACCTCACGGCGCGCAGCGGCGTGGGCGGCGGTGACGAGATCGGCCGCACGGCCGCGTCGCTCGACCGGGCCGCCGGCGCCCTGCGCGGCACCGTCGCGGAGATCGTCGGGTCCGCGAACGACGTGGCCGCGGCCGCCGAGCGGCTCGCCGCGTCCTCCGCGCAGGTGGTGGCCGGCTCCGACGAGACGTCCGCGCAGGCCGGGGTGGTCGCCGCCGCAGCCGAGCAGGTGTCGCGCAACGTGCAGACCGTCGCCGCGGGCGCTGAGGAGATGGGCGCCAGCATCCGGGAGATCGCCCAGAACGCGACGCAGGCCGCCAAGGTGGCCGGCCGGGCGACCGACGCCGCCGCGGCGACCAACGAGCAGGTCGCGCGCCTCGGCACGTCGAGCACGGAGATCGGCAACGTCGTCAAGGTCATCACGAGCATCGCCGAGCAGACGAACCTGCTGGCGCTGAACGCCACGATCGAGGCCGCCCGGGCGGGCGAGTCCGGCAAGGGCTTCGCCGTCGTCGCCGGGGAGGTCAAGGAGCTCGCGCAGGAGACGGCCCGCGCGACGGAGGACATCGCGCGCCGCGTCGAGGCCATCCAGAACGACACCACCGGGGCCGTCGCGGCGATCGGGGAGATCTCGCACATCATCGCGAGCATCAACGACTACCAGCTGACGATCGCGAGCGCGGTGGAGGAGCAGACCGCCACCACCACCGAGATGTCCCGGTCGGTCGCCGAGGCGGCCACGGGGTCGGGGGAGATCGCGAGCAACATCACCGGCGTGGCCACGGCCACGGCGTCCAGCACGCGGGTCCTCGGGTCGATGGGGACCTCGATCGACGACCTCGCGCGGATCGCGACGGACCTGCGGGGGCGGGTGTCGGGGTTCACCTACTGA
- a CDS encoding Cof-type HAD-IIB family hydrolase, with the protein MPLATSVTPVLDPPALPEDLDVRLVVSDMDGSLLDERGRVPATFWPVLDELERRGIAFCPASGRQYANLRELFGDRGRDLVYIAENGAYVAQGGEALSTDPLPAEEVPVVVQRVRDLAAAGRDVGMVLCGQRSGYVERGDGPFAEHARRHYAWLEQVDDVTAVDDVVLKIAVFDFGSIEDVAAPAFADLADRLRVVVSGQHWLDVMNPAADKGHALRRVQERLGVTAAQTMAFGDYLNDAGMLDAAHWSFAMDNAHPDVRARARYVAPANARDGVVRTIAAALGVDVGR; encoded by the coding sequence ATGCCCCTCGCCACCTCCGTGACGCCCGTGCTCGACCCGCCCGCCCTCCCGGAGGACCTCGACGTCCGGCTGGTCGTCTCCGACATGGACGGGTCGCTGCTGGACGAACGAGGCCGGGTGCCGGCGACGTTCTGGCCCGTCCTGGACGAGCTGGAGCGGCGCGGCATCGCGTTCTGCCCGGCGAGCGGCCGCCAGTACGCGAACCTCCGGGAGCTGTTCGGCGACCGGGGCCGGGACCTGGTGTACATCGCGGAGAACGGCGCCTACGTCGCGCAGGGCGGCGAGGCGCTGTCCACCGACCCGCTGCCCGCCGAGGAGGTGCCGGTCGTGGTCCAGCGGGTGCGGGACCTCGCGGCTGCCGGGCGGGACGTCGGCATGGTGCTGTGCGGGCAGCGGTCCGGGTACGTCGAGCGCGGCGACGGCCCGTTCGCCGAGCACGCCCGGCGGCACTACGCCTGGCTGGAGCAGGTCGACGACGTCACGGCCGTGGACGACGTGGTGCTGAAGATCGCCGTGTTCGACTTCGGGTCCATCGAGGACGTGGCAGCGCCGGCGTTCGCTGACCTCGCGGACCGGCTGCGCGTCGTGGTGTCCGGGCAGCACTGGCTCGACGTGATGAACCCGGCCGCCGACAAGGGGCACGCGCTGCGCCGGGTGCAGGAGCGCCTCGGGGTGACGGCCGCGCAGACGATGGCGTTCGGGGACTACCTCAACGACGCCGGGATGCTGGACGCCGCGCACTGGTCGTTCGCGATGGACAACGCGCACCCGGACGTCCGGGCGCGGGCGCGGTACGTCGCGCCGGCGAACGCCCGGGACGGCGTGGTCCGGACGATCGCAGCGGCGCTGGGGGTCGACGTCGGGCGGTGA
- the cas6e gene encoding type I-E CRISPR-associated protein Cas6/Cse3/CasE: MTAVYLSRLQLNPRRRGARRLLSSPQRLHAAVLASFPTPPTGDRAGSARVLWRLDHDAERVLLYVVSPDEPDFAHLAEQAGWPTTERGTVKSYDKLLARLDAGQTWAFRLAANPTRYVRGSDDSRAKRVGHVSVGHQATWLRERCERLGFRITGTGPEDPTGDLVVTRRNIASFDRRETEMPRSRTVTISTVQYDGRLEVTDAAALRQTLVTGIGPAKAYGCGLLTLAADRS; encoded by the coding sequence GTGACCGCCGTGTACCTGTCCCGTCTCCAGCTGAACCCGCGCCGCCGGGGCGCACGGCGGCTGCTGAGCAGTCCGCAGCGCCTGCACGCGGCCGTGCTCGCCTCCTTCCCCACGCCGCCGACCGGGGACCGCGCGGGATCGGCCCGCGTGCTCTGGCGCCTCGACCACGACGCCGAGCGTGTGCTGCTCTACGTCGTCAGCCCGGACGAGCCGGACTTCGCCCACCTCGCGGAGCAGGCCGGGTGGCCGACCACGGAGCGCGGGACGGTGAAGTCGTACGACAAGCTCCTCGCCCGTCTCGACGCCGGGCAGACCTGGGCGTTCCGCCTCGCGGCGAACCCCACGCGCTACGTGCGCGGCTCGGACGACTCCCGCGCGAAGCGCGTGGGGCACGTGTCGGTCGGTCACCAGGCGACGTGGCTGCGCGAGCGGTGCGAGCGGCTCGGGTTCCGCATCACCGGAACCGGACCGGAGGACCCGACGGGCGACCTGGTGGTGACCCGGCGGAACATCGCCTCGTTCGACCGCCGCGAGACGGAGATGCCGCGGTCCCGCACGGTCACGATCAGCACAGTCCAATACGACGGGCGGCTCGAGGTCACCGACGCGGCCGCGCTGCGGCAGACTCTCGTCACCGGCATCGGCCCCGCGAAGGCCTACGGCTGCGGACTGCTGACCCTCGCCGCGGATCGCTCGTGA
- the casB gene encoding type I-E CRISPR-associated protein Cse2/CasB: MTDTVTVPDPPATPGHRGGSAASFVVATIARIQSGYLRTPADPRSRAALAQLRRGVGREVGSVPEILELTTDPDARGGGEGPTRDERAIHGALTLYALHQQSQRRGMFVAGVSFGTALGRIKQRAGTPVPGVIRRFQALGTSSDLTEALVHARALVTLLRSADQGFDYGWFTRDLIRLQDPARADAVRLSWGRDFYRVRAEPTDAATDPTASTTSEEP; this comes from the coding sequence ATGACTGACACCGTCACCGTCCCGGATCCTCCGGCGACGCCCGGGCACCGGGGCGGATCGGCTGCCTCGTTCGTCGTCGCGACGATCGCGCGCATCCAGTCCGGCTACCTGCGGACACCCGCCGACCCGCGGTCCCGGGCGGCGCTGGCGCAGCTGCGCCGTGGCGTCGGGCGGGAGGTCGGCTCCGTGCCGGAAATCCTGGAGCTCACGACGGACCCGGACGCCCGCGGCGGCGGCGAGGGCCCGACCCGCGACGAGCGCGCGATCCATGGCGCCCTCACGCTCTACGCGTTGCACCAGCAGTCGCAACGCCGCGGGATGTTCGTCGCCGGGGTGTCGTTCGGCACCGCTCTCGGCCGGATCAAGCAGCGAGCAGGCACCCCGGTCCCCGGTGTCATCCGGCGCTTCCAGGCCCTCGGCACGTCCTCCGACCTGACCGAGGCCCTGGTCCACGCGCGCGCCCTCGTCACGCTGCTGCGGTCGGCCGACCAGGGCTTCGACTACGGCTGGTTCACCCGCGACCTGATCCGGCTGCAGGACCCTGCGCGCGCCGACGCCGTCCGGCTGTCCTGGGGTCGCGACTTCTACCGCGTGCGTGCGGAACCGACCGACGCCGCCACCGACCCGACCGCCAGCACCACCTCCGAGGAGCCGTGA
- the cas7e gene encoding type I-E CRISPR-associated protein Cas7/Cse4/CasC, whose translation MSRTVIDLHVLQTVPPSNVNRDDTGSPKTAVFGGVRRARVSSQAWKRAARLAFSDLLDRENLGTRTKRIVEVVAERVTASRPDLAGRAPSLAEGVVRGTGIELEKATRTRSGAEPVEVQQSKYLVFLSHLQLDQLAAKAVEIADAPDPEAAMKAFKGKEGKDLLKRDHSVDLALFGRMVADDKDLSVDACAQVAHAISVHGIDNEFDYFTAVDDEKGDDEDAGAGMIGTVEFNSSTLYRYATVDVDRLRDNLGDDEATRRAVEAFIQAFVTSMPTGKQNTFANRTLPDVVVVTARDSQSVNLVGAFEDPVTAENGTPRATVAARRLARRAVEVSEVLGQRPVATWALAVGDARTGLEDVWDADRAEDLRLSWTTLPALASSVGDVVAARAGAPR comes from the coding sequence ATGAGCCGTACCGTCATCGACCTGCACGTCCTGCAGACCGTCCCGCCGAGCAACGTCAACCGGGACGACACCGGGAGCCCCAAGACCGCGGTCTTCGGGGGCGTGCGCCGGGCGCGGGTGTCCTCGCAGGCGTGGAAGCGGGCGGCGCGCCTCGCCTTCTCCGACCTGCTCGACCGGGAGAACCTGGGCACCCGGACCAAGCGGATCGTCGAGGTCGTCGCGGAGCGGGTCACCGCGAGCCGCCCGGACCTGGCCGGCCGGGCGCCGTCGCTCGCCGAGGGTGTCGTGCGTGGGACCGGCATCGAGCTCGAGAAGGCGACGCGCACGCGCTCGGGCGCCGAGCCCGTCGAGGTCCAGCAGAGCAAGTACCTGGTGTTCCTCTCCCACCTGCAGCTCGACCAGCTCGCCGCCAAGGCGGTCGAGATCGCGGACGCCCCGGACCCCGAGGCCGCGATGAAGGCCTTCAAGGGCAAGGAGGGCAAGGACCTGCTCAAGCGGGACCACTCCGTCGACCTGGCGCTGTTCGGGCGGATGGTCGCGGACGACAAGGACCTGAGCGTCGACGCATGCGCCCAGGTCGCCCACGCCATCTCCGTGCACGGCATCGACAACGAGTTCGACTACTTCACCGCTGTCGACGACGAGAAGGGCGACGACGAGGACGCCGGCGCGGGGATGATCGGGACGGTCGAGTTCAACTCGTCGACGCTGTACCGGTACGCGACCGTCGACGTCGACCGGCTTCGGGACAACCTCGGCGACGACGAGGCAACCCGGCGGGCCGTCGAGGCGTTCATCCAGGCGTTCGTGACGTCGATGCCCACGGGCAAGCAGAACACGTTCGCGAACCGCACGCTGCCGGACGTCGTCGTCGTGACGGCGCGGGACAGCCAGTCCGTGAACCTCGTCGGCGCCTTCGAGGACCCGGTCACGGCCGAGAACGGCACGCCGCGCGCCACGGTCGCCGCCCGGCGGCTCGCACGTCGTGCCGTCGAGGTGTCCGAGGTCCTCGGGCAGCGTCCTGTCGCGACGTGGGCTCTCGCCGTCGGCGACGCCCGCACGGGGCTGGAGGACGTGTGGGACGCCGACCGCGCTGAGGACCTGCGGCTGTCCTGGACCACCCTCCCGGCGCTCGCGTCGTCCGTGGGCGACGTCGTCGCCGCGCGCGCCGGAGCACCGCGGTGA